From one Ochrobactrum vermis genomic stretch:
- the srlE gene encoding PTS glucitol/sorbitol transporter subunit IIB produces MVKTYKAVKISRGSNGWGGPLVIQPTEQRSKVVSVTGGGIHPLARRIAELTGAEAVDGFRSPPIESEMAVVVVDCGGTARCGVYPRKRIPTVNITPVGQSGPLAQFITEDIYVSGVKPENIVPADGSAAAPAAATVEEDTPAPVELPSEGGIVGLISSIGRVMGRVVGIFFQAGRRTIDQVIRNVLPFMAFVTMLIGLILYTGIGDILAQPLGPLANNIVGLLVLSAICGLPFLSPILGPGAVIAQVVGVAIIGPQIANGTIAPAMALPALFAYNTQVGCDFVPVGLALGEAKPKTIEIGVPAVLISRQIMGPLSVLIAWLVSLAVL; encoded by the coding sequence ATGGTGAAGACCTATAAGGCAGTTAAGATTTCCCGCGGCTCCAACGGTTGGGGCGGCCCGCTGGTCATTCAGCCGACCGAGCAGCGCAGCAAAGTTGTATCGGTCACCGGCGGAGGCATTCATCCGCTTGCGCGCCGGATTGCCGAGCTGACCGGCGCAGAAGCCGTTGACGGTTTCCGCTCGCCGCCGATCGAAAGCGAAATGGCAGTCGTGGTTGTCGATTGCGGCGGCACAGCCCGTTGCGGCGTCTATCCACGCAAGCGTATTCCAACGGTGAACATCACGCCGGTTGGACAGTCTGGACCGCTGGCACAGTTCATTACCGAAGACATTTACGTGTCGGGTGTGAAGCCGGAAAACATCGTTCCTGCTGATGGCTCAGCCGCCGCCCCTGCTGCTGCGACGGTTGAAGAAGACACGCCTGCGCCGGTAGAACTACCAAGCGAAGGCGGCATTGTCGGCCTTATCAGCAGCATCGGTCGCGTGATGGGCCGTGTGGTTGGCATCTTCTTCCAGGCCGGACGCCGCACAATCGATCAGGTTATCCGTAACGTTCTGCCATTCATGGCATTCGTGACCATGTTGATCGGCCTGATCCTCTACACGGGTATCGGCGACATCCTTGCTCAGCCGCTCGGACCGCTTGCCAATAACATTGTCGGCTTGCTTGTGCTTTCCGCAATTTGCGGCTTGCCGTTCCTGTCGCCAATTCTCGGACCGGGTGCGGTTATCGCGCAGGTTGTCGGCGTGGCAATCATCGGACCGCAGATCGCAAACGGAACAATCGCTCCGGCGATGGCCCTGCCCGCACTGTTTGCCTACAACACACAGGTCGGTTGCGACTTCGTGCCGGTTGGTCTGGCGCTCGGAGAAGCCAAGCCCAAGACCATCGAAATTGGTGTACCTGCAGTTCTGATCAGCCGTCAGATCATGGGCCCGCTTTCGGTTCTGATCGCATGGCTTGTCAGCCTCGCCGTGCTTTAG
- the srlA gene encoding PTS glucitol/sorbitol transporter subunit IIC gives MSIVTMLAQHADVTMQSIHMAGSMISDAALHGKHAAEHAGNDLLQLAQATTTAPGDAGSGGITVDQFKERLQNVQQEEQLGWLASIGKHFIGVFQKGGEVFAGFVTGIIPTLVVLMTAFYAVTELVGEKRVHGIARSAGRIALTRYTVLPVLSVFFLTNPMAYTFGSFLDEKYKPAFYDAAVSYVHPPLGLFPHINPGEYFVWGGVLVALLELEKKGAVPTGYHINVAIWYAIVGLVVILLKGMLTERITAIMARRQGIEL, from the coding sequence ATGTCGATAGTGACGATGTTGGCACAACATGCCGACGTAACAATGCAATCTATCCATATGGCTGGCAGTATGATTTCCGATGCCGCACTGCATGGCAAACATGCCGCAGAGCACGCGGGAAATGATCTACTGCAGCTTGCGCAAGCAACGACCACCGCGCCGGGCGATGCTGGCAGCGGCGGAATTACAGTCGATCAGTTCAAGGAACGACTTCAGAACGTTCAGCAGGAAGAACAGCTCGGCTGGCTTGCCTCAATCGGCAAGCACTTCATTGGCGTTTTCCAGAAGGGCGGCGAAGTTTTTGCGGGGTTTGTAACGGGCATCATCCCGACCCTCGTCGTGCTGATGACCGCCTTCTATGCCGTAACCGAATTGGTCGGTGAAAAGCGCGTCCATGGTATTGCACGCAGCGCCGGACGTATTGCGCTCACCCGCTACACGGTTCTGCCTGTTCTTTCGGTCTTCTTCCTGACCAACCCGATGGCTTATACATTCGGTTCGTTCCTGGACGAGAAATACAAGCCTGCTTTCTACGATGCAGCTGTATCCTACGTCCATCCGCCGCTGGGTCTTTTCCCGCATATCAATCCGGGCGAATATTTCGTCTGGGGTGGTGTACTCGTTGCCCTTCTCGAACTTGAGAAGAAGGGCGCAGTTCCAACAGGTTATCACATCAACGTCGCCATCTGGTACGCCATCGTGGGTCTCGTCGTGATCCTCCTTAAAGGCATGCTTACTGAACGCATCACCGCCATTATGGCGCGGCGTCAGGGCATTGAGCTTTAA
- a CDS encoding transcriptional regulator GutM → MAIWQWALLALALLWGFQSLGVWFQMRHYSDVMKGITSKYSDGFVGAGHIRARFGKGVIVLIVVDRDLVVRRFLQMSGRTVFAKFIRREGFEGMHLSELQGNPAIGEGTPEVVAAAQQALEQIGRIRDQSDGIELEGLKAVGA, encoded by the coding sequence ATGGCTATCTGGCAGTGGGCCTTGCTGGCGCTCGCCTTGCTGTGGGGCTTTCAGTCGCTCGGCGTCTGGTTCCAGATGCGCCACTATTCCGATGTGATGAAAGGCATCACTTCGAAATATTCTGACGGTTTTGTTGGTGCGGGACACATACGGGCACGCTTCGGAAAAGGCGTCATCGTATTGATCGTCGTAGACCGCGACCTGGTGGTGCGACGCTTCCTGCAGATGAGCGGACGCACGGTTTTTGCAAAATTCATCCGTCGCGAAGGCTTCGAGGGAATGCACCTCAGCGAATTACAGGGCAATCCGGCAATTGGAGAAGGAACGCCTGAAGTGGTGGCTGCCGCGCAACAGGCGCTGGAGCAGATCGGTCGCATCAGAGATCAATCCGATGGGATCGAACTCGAAGGTCTGAAGGCAGTGGGAGCATAG
- a CDS encoding carboxy terminal-processing peptidase — MEHHLKRIKIGLFCLFLTGALPAHALDTGSPAVLKPSPQQVQAAHLTSEFLERFHYRPIPLDDALSVRIMDRFIDSLDPDRLIFLQMDVDKFLIGSKEIDDAIQQQDLTVPFSIFNIYQQRIIERMTFARSLLKQNFDFSKQEDFSIVRDKEPWPRSNEESNDLWRKRVKNDWLRLKLAGKDDATIRKTLDKRYENSIERTYKYKSDDAFQSFMAAYTTAVDPHTDYFGVKASAEFDIAMKLSLVGIGAVLQERDDYTTIRELVAGGPAQSSGKLAVGDRIIGVGQGKSGPIKEVIGMRLDEVVQMIRGDKGSVVRLDILPADAGPDGKHHVITLVRDKISLDKQAAKKTILSVKDGDVTRKIGVITLPAFYEDIAARRKGDKNYRSASRDVAKLIAELKQDKVDGVLVDLRNNGGGSLSEAIDLTGLFVGKGPVVQQRNATGEVKVESDTLPAPAWKGPLGVLINRGSASASEIFAAAIQDYGRGVVIGEPSFGKGTVQTVVDLDEVANNPKPEYGELKFTVAQFFRVDGGTTQLRGVTPDITLPGLFDLKLVGESSFDNALPWSQVNAAKYKSSDDIKALLPRLQNLHDERVQKSPEFKDFVEDVATLKAQRDKKVISLNETERRNEMTAQENRVKARGKLNDGIDAEVDDGLQSNERSLSADLALEKNRKSATDVLQNEAAAIVTDLAALQGNAPKRAAN; from the coding sequence ATGGAACATCACTTGAAACGCATCAAAATTGGCTTGTTTTGTCTTTTTCTGACAGGTGCTTTGCCCGCACATGCTCTCGATACCGGTTCACCAGCCGTTTTGAAGCCATCGCCGCAGCAAGTGCAGGCCGCCCACCTGACGTCCGAATTTCTCGAGCGGTTTCACTACCGGCCCATTCCGCTGGATGATGCGTTGTCGGTCCGGATCATGGACCGGTTTATAGACTCGCTGGACCCGGATCGGCTCATCTTCCTGCAGATGGATGTCGACAAGTTCTTGATCGGCAGTAAGGAAATCGACGATGCCATTCAACAGCAAGATCTGACCGTTCCGTTCTCCATTTTCAACATCTACCAGCAACGCATCATCGAGCGCATGACATTTGCGCGCAGCCTGCTCAAACAGAATTTCGATTTCAGTAAGCAGGAAGATTTCTCCATCGTGCGCGACAAGGAACCTTGGCCGCGATCGAATGAAGAAAGCAATGATCTGTGGCGCAAGCGCGTCAAGAACGACTGGCTGCGCCTGAAGCTGGCCGGTAAGGATGACGCGACTATTCGCAAAACACTCGATAAACGCTACGAGAACTCCATCGAGCGGACGTATAAGTATAAAAGCGACGATGCCTTTCAGTCATTCATGGCTGCCTATACGACAGCGGTTGATCCCCATACCGATTATTTCGGCGTGAAGGCTTCAGCCGAATTCGACATTGCAATGAAGCTATCGCTAGTCGGTATCGGTGCCGTGCTTCAGGAAAGAGACGACTACACGACAATCCGCGAGCTCGTTGCCGGAGGCCCGGCGCAGTCATCGGGTAAGCTTGCCGTGGGCGACCGTATAATCGGTGTCGGTCAGGGCAAAAGCGGTCCGATCAAGGAAGTGATCGGTATGCGTCTCGATGAGGTTGTGCAAATGATCCGTGGCGACAAGGGGTCAGTCGTGCGCCTCGATATTCTGCCGGCGGATGCCGGCCCCGACGGCAAGCACCACGTCATCACTCTGGTTCGTGACAAGATCAGTCTCGATAAGCAAGCCGCCAAAAAAACGATCCTTTCGGTGAAGGACGGAGACGTCACACGCAAGATCGGAGTGATCACCCTGCCAGCGTTTTATGAAGACATTGCAGCACGGCGAAAGGGCGATAAGAACTACAGGAGTGCCAGCCGTGATGTTGCCAAGCTTATCGCCGAGCTCAAGCAGGATAAGGTTGATGGCGTTTTGGTTGATCTGCGCAACAATGGCGGCGGTTCGTTAAGCGAGGCGATCGACCTAACGGGTCTGTTTGTTGGAAAAGGTCCGGTGGTTCAGCAGCGCAATGCAACCGGAGAAGTCAAAGTGGAAAGCGACACTCTTCCGGCTCCGGCCTGGAAGGGACCGCTGGGTGTACTCATCAATCGCGGCTCAGCTTCTGCTTCCGAGATTTTTGCTGCAGCGATACAGGATTATGGGCGGGGCGTGGTCATCGGTGAACCGAGCTTCGGCAAGGGAACTGTGCAAACGGTGGTGGATCTTGATGAAGTGGCCAACAATCCTAAACCGGAATATGGCGAGCTTAAATTCACGGTTGCCCAGTTTTTCCGGGTTGATGGCGGAACGACACAATTGCGCGGTGTGACGCCCGATATCACTCTGCCGGGGCTTTTCGATCTCAAGCTGGTCGGTGAATCGAGCTTCGACAATGCTTTGCCCTGGTCTCAGGTCAACGCGGCAAAATACAAGTCATCCGATGATATAAAAGCCTTGTTGCCCCGGCTGCAAAACCTGCATGATGAGCGTGTGCAGAAATCTCCCGAGTTCAAGGACTTTGTGGAAGACGTTGCAACGCTCAAGGCGCAGCGTGACAAAAAGGTTATCTCGCTCAACGAAACAGAACGTCGTAACGAGATGACCGCTCAGGAAAATCGGGTCAAAGCACGCGGAAAACTCAATGATGGTATCGATGCGGAGGTTGACGACGGTCTGCAGTCGAATGAGCGAAGCTTGAGTGCTGATCTAGCTCTTGAGAAAAACCGCAAGAGCGCGACGGATGTCCTGCAGAATGAAGCTGCGGCTATTGTTACCGATTTGGCTGCTTTGCAAGGCAATGCACCTAAACGCGCCGCCAACTGA
- a CDS encoding ArsR/SmtB family transcription factor yields the protein MRDEVFKALSDPTRRSIFERLCREGEKTVTVLTAGTNVSQPVVSKHLAALKRAGLVRDRHEGRQSHYRAEYTALVPLIDWAKELNGFWEQKFDALEDLLRRMDQ from the coding sequence ATGAGAGACGAAGTTTTCAAAGCGTTATCCGATCCGACCAGACGATCGATATTCGAGCGTCTTTGTCGAGAGGGCGAGAAGACGGTTACGGTGTTGACCGCAGGAACGAATGTTTCACAACCTGTTGTCTCCAAACATCTCGCCGCTCTCAAAAGGGCAGGCCTCGTCAGGGATCGTCACGAAGGCCGCCAAAGCCATTACAGAGCGGAATACACCGCATTAGTTCCTCTTATCGATTGGGCGAAAGAGTTGAACGGTTTTTGGGAACAGAAGTTCGATGCCCTTGAAGACCTGTTGAGGAGGATGGATCAATGA
- a CDS encoding SRPBCC family protein, translating to MSQMSIDMRTVIVEREMPCQPEKLWRALTEPHLIAEWLMNNDFAPTVGHCFKLRGEWGGVLDCQVLVVEPNRRLSYTWNHIHEDEAYNLRSVVTLILTPTATGTHLRMEQSGFLPGQKQAFHGAQHGWRSFLEKLDAVATNLD from the coding sequence ATGAGCCAGATGTCAATTGATATGCGAACAGTCATAGTTGAGCGCGAAATGCCTTGTCAGCCCGAAAAGCTCTGGCGCGCGCTAACTGAGCCGCATCTGATCGCGGAATGGTTGATGAATAACGACTTCGCTCCGACTGTCGGCCATTGTTTCAAACTTCGAGGCGAGTGGGGCGGCGTATTGGATTGTCAAGTTTTGGTTGTCGAGCCGAACAGGCGGTTGTCTTACACTTGGAACCATATCCATGAGGACGAAGCATACAATCTCAGAAGTGTCGTGACCCTAATTTTGACACCCACCGCTACCGGGACACATTTGCGGATGGAACAGTCGGGCTTTTTGCCCGGTCAGAAGCAGGCCTTTCACGGCGCTCAACATGGATGGCGGAGTTTCCTTGAAAAGCTGGATGCGGTAGCCACCAATCTGGACTGA
- a CDS encoding IS110 family transposase, with amino-acid sequence MEYFAGIDVSLEASSVCLVDSAGKIIRETKVASDPGALIEHFASLDLALKRIGLEAGPMSQWLYEGLTKAGFDVVLLETRHVKAALSAMIIKTDRKDARGIAQLLRMGWYRSVHSKSPGSQDVRALLTGRKLLQAKLRDVELSIRGILRGYGLKVGEVSRGRFEGRILELVDGHPVLETVIGAMLHARHALWNEFTKMHREMLKIVRQDRVCQRLMTTPGGGALVAITYRSAVDDPGRFAKSQTVGAYFGLMPKKYQSGETDLDGGISRVGDTMVRTALYEAAHIMLTRATRFSALKRWAVDVAKRRGMKRAKVALARKLATVLHRLWVDETEFRWGKEASAA; translated from the coding sequence ATGGAGTACTTTGCCGGAATTGATGTTTCTTTGGAAGCAAGCAGTGTGTGTTTGGTGGATTCAGCAGGCAAGATCATCCGCGAGACGAAGGTGGCGAGCGATCCGGGTGCGCTCATCGAACACTTTGCATCGCTGGATCTTGCTTTGAAGCGGATCGGCCTGGAAGCAGGCCCCATGTCACAATGGTTGTATGAAGGTCTGACGAAAGCTGGCTTTGATGTTGTTTTGCTGGAGACCCGTCACGTGAAGGCCGCGCTGTCGGCGATGATTATCAAGACGGACAGGAAAGATGCGCGTGGCATCGCGCAGCTATTGCGGATGGGATGGTATCGCTCCGTGCATTCGAAGTCTCCCGGCTCGCAGGATGTCCGTGCGCTTCTGACCGGTCGCAAACTGCTGCAAGCTAAATTGCGTGACGTGGAGTTGAGCATTCGAGGCATTTTGCGTGGCTATGGTCTGAAGGTCGGCGAGGTGAGCCGCGGTCGATTTGAAGGACGGATATTGGAGCTCGTCGACGGACATCCTGTGTTGGAGACAGTCATCGGTGCTATGTTGCATGCCCGGCATGCACTTTGGAACGAGTTCACCAAGATGCATCGTGAGATGCTGAAGATCGTTCGCCAGGATCGGGTCTGCCAGAGACTGATGACCACGCCGGGGGGTGGCGCACTCGTTGCGATCACCTATCGCTCGGCGGTCGACGACCCTGGTCGGTTTGCAAAATCCCAAACCGTCGGAGCGTACTTCGGATTAATGCCGAAGAAGTACCAGTCCGGCGAGACGGATCTGGACGGTGGCATCAGCCGGGTCGGTGACACAATGGTGCGCACGGCCCTTTACGAGGCGGCCCACATCATGCTGACCCGCGCCACCCGGTTCTCGGCACTGAAGCGATGGGCAGTCGACGTGGCAAAGCGGCGTGGCATGAAACGCGCCAAAGTCGCGCTTGCCCGCAAGCTTGCGACTGTCCTTCATCGTCTGTGGGTGGATGAGACCGAGTTTCGTTGGGGCAAAGAAGCCTCCGCGGCATAA